CGAATCAGTatagagttaccgttctatataaGTACACTCTTATTAATTATTCTATGCCTTCGGCTGTAACTATACTAAGACCTAGATAGCTACccacaaaattatataaataaacgaCCTCACCTTATTAAGTCACAATGAATTCTAAATCACTTGTGCACATGAATGGATATCCCGTCTGTCCAGGGCAGACTGGCCGACTGTCTCGGAGACCCGAAGCTCTTCACGGGACCCCTTACTGCTACCGGTGAGTATAGAGggtgatatttttttacagattagggtaaagaataaagaataccacggtaactctctgcccgGCACCAGTGCGTATCGACTTTACCCCCTTTGAGTCGTactttacacagacattacacattgacgttatcgtacaagcgctcatacggttgaagactaaaACCAAACTGTGTGGCTAAATctagccactggtggggagcggatagtTGCTGTTCTATttcgtattattccttattcctcAAATGGCGATGGGCAGGATACATGATGaggtctaaaataaaaaaaagtggaGAAAGGACTTTTCTTTTGGTTTTGACATGACATTGTACATTTGCCACAAATGGtcttaacttcttggccggacaaatggagagcgctgagggctctcacccagtacccagttgggtgcgaatctcggctcaggacgtcgttttgagaggattatatttgtgGTAAGcattgaatgagggaaaacgtcgacaaCGTAGGCGATGCTAGTATGGGTATAaagtatgaagcatactccaccatgttgCTCTAtttcgggttggtggagaagagtgatgtgccgtttccggggatattcccactttggtaaCATTCACGGCAGAtaaaaggtgaaaaaaaaaatatacgaaaaAGCGGCCAGTATCCTTActattatgaggagctcggtggcgcagcggttaacgcgctcggtctgcgattgttgaagttaagcgactttcgcaaaggccggtcataggatgggtgaccacagaaaaaaaaagttttcatctcgagctcctccgtgcttcggaaggcacgttaagtcgttggtcccggctgcattagcagtcgttaatagccaccaatccgcactgggcccgcgtggcggtttaaggcccgatctccctatccatccatagggaaggcccgtgccccagcagtggggacgttaatgggctggtgacgatgatgatgatccttactattaaagagtttttacaacaggaatattcccactttgggaaaattcccgggaaaGGCACATCACTGGTGGAGAAACACCTGACTCAAGCCAATTTACAtaaacacaagctcacgactataccccaattggggtagcgagaagtgcatcgcaagatgaacaaaatacccacacctcaccgaactttccgTCGACGTGATTTGTGGCCAATTGAGGAAAGTTCATTTTACGTAATTACATGACGTGTTCAGCTGTtataatccctaacggggtgggtagagccacaaataCTCagaaatatcttataataatacttacttacttaataattttctttatttacggACAACAATGGATCCAAATAGTTTCGACTTAAAAACTATATTAGTACTGGAATGCTACAAATTACAACATACATTAAGTGCCTTATGATCTTACGCATGCCTTCAAAAACTATTACCTTCACAGCGAAATAAAAAAGTTGAACTTGCTGTATGCAAATAGGATGCGCGTGGGCAATTATTCCATTACAGTTGCGCAGTCAATCAATTCGATTAGCGTGATTGGCGGGCGAAAGGACGCTCCGTGCTACAGACAAGGTCACAGCTGGGAATCCCATGCGGTTCCTGCCTGTACAGTCGtgagaaatatcatgtacccacgttagaaccctgtcgcactatcaaatttgacatttaatgatacCTACTGgttaaatttttcaaaaaagttaatgtgacatggtttcaaagtgtaagtatacatattagtactcgtgaccgtacactactGCTTCTTTCTACATAACAAAGGCataaacgtcattcagcctacttcgaagacgttttttaaatcatccccctagcattatctcgtttttcacaaggtccggtttttttacagaagcggctgcctgtctgaccttccaacccgcgaagggaaacccagcccaatacaccgccgaacatttctcggaaatgtgggtttcctcgcgatgttttccttcaccgctgagcacgtgataattatttatgttctaaacatgaattcgaaaacaaattcgacataagTACATTGGTTTAGAGGGCTGTGAAGACGTTTGACGTAGAAAAAAGACTACTGCGTGAAAAGCAGAAATCTCTTTTTTTCCTGTGCCTTTCCTCTtaccatttttcgcggtcctgtgcgtactccggccagtccctgcGGCAAGCGAAATATACATAgcaaagacatttttataacatagcaaaatattttattgcacacacagataatacatacatacataaactgcctatatacgtcccactgctgggcacaggcttcccctcaatcaaccggagggggtacggagcatactccaccacgctgctccaatgcgggttggtggaggtgtttttacggctaatagccgggaccaacggcttaacgtgccctccgaagcacggaacacaCAGATAAtacagaaatacaaaacaacCAAGAAATGGAAAGAGTACAATCaagtaacattaaaattaataagttttcaatattctttatttgcataggTAGCGTACTATGATGGTGAacaagttggtaagttacataaaatatgagtttcacatcatagaccctttcgggcacaacaaaatacaaGTTCCAAAAAGAGAAGGAAGTttttcaaattgtaacatcagtatcatttaggtattcactaatgctgtagtaacatttattaattagaattaTAATCGGAAATCAATAGGCACAGAACTCACAGGTGTCCGCCTAGGTATATATTATCTATATAGCTTATCGTTAGGAGatataaacatttaataaatcagctgataaaaaaaatacaattattattataattaaaacacataataacgggttcttaccgcgtttaaatggggatatgagactcccgatatttcgacactgttgcaagtgccatgatcacgggatgactcttCTCTCGTCACTCTCGTCTttcggcacttgcaacagtgtcgaaatacccgttattatgtgttttaattatgataataaccgcgtaaacttaaaacaatgcacacttattattgtttgattttcttaagttttaaattaaaatgttttgtcaTTATCACACATAGAGCTCCGtgtggaggtccgtgttgctctatgttatCACAAATTGTCAAATTTTGTCATACCTACAAGAACATGGGTAGTTTTTCGAATAATATCGGAATTCTATATCTTTACATTACCGTGGactcaaaaatatcctagaatataATACATTCAAAAaccagttattaaaatttttgaatGACATAACTTATTAAGTATTCATTTATGTgacgccaagttttcgccgcatttttgtagaTCTACCCATCTAAGCTTGGAGTATTAAAATCTAAATCTCGTGGCAAATCTTCCGGTACCACGTAGGGTCACTCTTGGCGTAATTCTCTGACCGTCCCTCCTTGTTGTTGTAGTGGAACTCTGATACTCCTCGTCCGGGCACGCCGTTCACCACGAACTTGCAGAACCTTTCCACCATGCGAGCCTCCCAGTCCTTCGACACGTAGTGGACTGCTTCATACTCCACTAGAACCTGTGAGGGCATTTGAGTTGTTTAAAATAAGAGGTGCAcgatatttaagtatatataaaacaaccgatttaaaacgtAAGAAAGAAACATAGTCACAACCTGTCGCTTTTATGAagacttttttttagtttgtcgtgtatattatgtaaggccggtttaaaaccatttaaaccaatccgtttaaaaccgaaatcaacCATTTATTTCGGTTTAAAATGGCCGCTGTTGatgattatgtttttcttgattaagtataaatacattttcttgattttatcgaggtagggatataacggagtacctacctaaaagagaatttttgaatgtgtaATACCTATACTTACTGTTATTGATACTAATAATTTAGCGTGTTTAATTCTAGTTGGTCCGTCGTGAGTACTTTCTATTGATATACTACTAATTAAAACGAAACATGAAGTCAGGtgaccgacagagggattgtgtcctctaacatgatggactaatgttatgggcgataggctgatcccttatcaccataaggttcatcatatccagcttaagacatcgtatcaacagtggctgcaagttgtctttgattacttgtggctctgcccaccccattagggattacgggcgtgagtttatgtatgtatgtatgaagtcAGGTGACCAAAAATTGCTTATAAAGAAGtttaaaacacaattttttttattgttggaGTTTTCAACAgattaaaacgatttttttggggtttaaaaaggcgacattttgtttaaaacgttttaaatcggttgttttcgtcatcatcatcagcccattaacgtccccactgctggggcacgggccttccctatggatgggacgggagatcgggccttaaaccatcacgcgggcccagtgcggatttatggttattaacgactgctaatgcagccgggaccaacggcttaacgtgccttccgaagtacggaggagctcgagatgaaaactttttttttgtggtcacccatccaatgaccggcctttgcgaaagttgctttacttcgacaatcgcagaccgagcgcgttaaccgctgcgccaccgagctcctctaaaaaCGTCGGTTgtttttatacttaaatatCGTGCACCTCTTTTTTATATGACTGACACCCCTATTATAACCTAACCTACTAAATCcctcattatttattttctgtgcTAGCAACACAAATTGACCGATGTAAAAAGCTAAGCTTTAAGCTTTTTATagacccctcagcgctccccatttctccggccaagtagtcaatgccatctgcggcaaatctacaataagtcacgtcaaaaaaaaacaacaattgcGGCAGTAAGAGGAACATTCGTCGCTAGAGAAACTTAAGTAagcacgcttcaccgagctttctgttacaccaacgtgataggtggtgagccaacattcaaatatttttcttctcagacgacgccctgagccaaggttcgcgccctcaggcctgttgtcttaaaacgttgtaccgggtgagagccttcagcgctccccatttgtccggccaagtagttaatgccacctgcggcaaatctacaataagtcacgtcaaaaaaaggggagccaactgtgttagagaaaaaataataactcattggtgcaagtaagGTATCGAGATTTCAACCGACGTGCCCCATCTTTCGGCACGGCACTTTCTGTTAGACATGATAAAAGTTATGAGATGCAAAACTCCCAGCTCGCTGTCTTACCTGCACGGTATAAACCTCGTCCCCAGCCTGGAAACTGAAGGCATAGTCTCTTGGTGCCGTGCCCTCTTCTCCGTGCTGATGCAGCTTCAAGTCCACCCATTTGATAGGCAAGATCTTGCCGTTAGCCAGGGCTATCTCACCCGCTTCGAACCTGGGAAGATGTTAGTATATGTGTAAAATTTCGACTACAGCGATGGAAAGTCTATACTATAGTCTTACTTATAAGCTTGCTTGCCTTTGTATATGTTAATTTCTgctatattaattaataagtaacggtctgcgattgttgaagctaagcaactttcgcaaaggccggtcataggatgggtgaccacaaaaaaaagttgctcctccgtgcttcggaaggcacgttaagccgttggtcccggctgcattagcagtcgttaataaccatcaatccgcactgggcccgcgtgatggtttaaggcccgatctccctatccatccatagggaaggcccgtgccccagcagtggggacgttaatgggctgatcatgatgatgggacctccggatcgtgagcccaacgcccaaccactggaccacggaggtcgttctaAGTATAGTATAAATGTGTCATTTGGCAGTGACTTACACGGAGGCTGTGCAAGGTTGGCAGATGACGCCAACGCTCATGCTGCTGCCGTTCTGCAGGAAGATGTGGTGGAAAGCGTACCGGTGCATCAGGCTCCAGTCGCGTCTGTCACCTGCATGAGACAACACCTTGCTTAGGTTAATTCataactcttcttctatcgtgtgggttgtgaggtggatgaccaaccgcctccgtggtctagtgattgagcgttgtgctcacgatctgggttcgaatccgggtggggacatatcacgaaaatcactttgtgatccctagtttggttaggacattacaggttgatcacccgattgtccaaaaagtaggatgatccgtgcttcggaaagcacgctaagccgttggtcctggttactacttactgatgtaagtagtcgagccatgtcaggggcctttggcggctcaataataaccctgacaccagggttgatgaggttggtaattcacctcacaacccacacgatagaagaagaagcacttAGGAGATGAGGCCGGCACACATTAAGATTAATCATATCCAAtggaatgtccggggtgtgcaaGGAGGATAGAAGTGACAATTTGGTtccggccttattgctaaagagcaatttcttccaggccgCCTTTGGGTATTTTTTACTATATACTCACCGTAGCTATGATCCCGGAACGAAGGTAGCGTGTATTCAAATGTCTCTCCTTCGATATTGAACTCACACTTCAGCACACCGAATTGTTCGTAATGGGACTGGTGAGCACTGTGGATTTAAACAAAAGTTATATTTAACTACTTCCCCAATTTCTCCAAAAAACACCCACTCTCTCTCGCACACTCACCCtcgcacaaacacacacacacacgcacgcacgcacacacgcacgcacgcacgcacacacacacacacacacacacgcacgcacgcacgcacgcacgcacacacacccTCCATCTCCAATTATATTTCTTAGCTTTAACTTAAACacgtatacttacatataattaatgTTAAGACATCCGTGATCCCGAAACACAGGCTCTGGCTTATCTCGGGCGCCAGTCTCCCCTCGTACATACCCTCTAATTGtgcattattttatgtaaccCACATAAAATAATGCACAACTGTACTGTACTTTgtgaagaataaataaaaagatctttttatgtatttattatttatatatttatataggtacttaagtacctataaataaataataaagtaaataataaatacttgatataattatctccctagcgttatcccatgttcacggggtccgcttacccgacagaattcagttgacagcacacgtcaaacggtttgcataccagcgagatacctttttgattcgcccgggttattcattaatttactcattcttcctaaagttAAAAGCTGTCAaccatccatccctttccttttcggcggataagaaaatgacaggtataacttaaagtaaatttgggaggtgtctgcaggaatcggggtcagtAAGTGTCTTCAAAAAAGAAACATCCTTCTGCACTTATCCCAATTTGTAGCTCAacccttcttctctcgtgttggttgtgagatcaatgaccgatctcatcagccctggtgtcagggttactattgagccgctaaaggcccctgatgttactcatgtaacgactatatacatacctacataagtaaataatagctggggctcagggttattattgacgcGAAAGACtcctcatggctcatgtaacgacaattatttacagcagtaactgttaaccgtgcctttcgaagcacggatcatcttacattcggcaatcaggtgaccagcctgcaatgttctaaccaaactaggcatcacaaagtgattatgtccccgggtttcgaacccgggacctccggatcgtgagcccaacgctcaaccactggaccacagaataTGCCGTCTCACTAAAGAGGCTGTTTAGTATGTTTTGAAGAAAACTTAAGTGTTGAGTGCTCACTTCTTAAGGTCCTGGAAATACTTCCTGCTCCACTTCTCCCGGGCGATGGAGCGGATGACGGTGGGCGGGTGGAGATCCGTGTCGTAGTCGAAGTAGTCGGTGGTGGCGGTCCATTCTCCACTGAACTCCACCTGGACTACTTTCTCAGGATCATTCTGATACCTATAGAGAAGAACAGGTTACAGGATTAGGAATTAGTAAAATCCAATCCAAAATTGCAAGGGGGTGACCCTAGATCTGCGCCTTACCttgtccaacgcctgtcagtggctgtgcgaCGGGGCAATgtcgctagtgtaatgggttcgtttggaccaggtcagattcagaacacttaaacgcctagttgacatgacgaagttacgtatgtttctgattatgagttttgattttatttttattcaaaaatttaataattgttttatttaagagGTAACATaagtagttacattttgaatcgtatttttttacataacgaacgtctcgtccgcgtaaaactactgcagcttctcacaacctgtatagccggggaaaagaagctgcaagaaaaacctcggcacggggTCGTAGACGTCCTTAAAAAAAACGGACAATATTGTTATACAGTTTAGTAATTGGGCTTCCTAATACCAATTCGTCTATGTGCTTGAAATAATCCTACCCTATTATTCTATTATTTCTAAGAAAGAAATTTTTAAGtagtcatgaaaaaaaaaaaacctccttACCACATCTCCCCCTTGTATGCCACGGTCCACCGCTCCATGGGTTCTCGTGGCGTGATGATCAGACCCTCGGCTCCGAACGAGAACACGTCAGCCCCAAAAAGTACCGTGTCTGGCAGCTTCTTGCTGCAAAGGAGGCCTTTGCCAGGCAGCTGGAGGAAAAGGGTGATGTTAACACGAATGTACAGAAGAGCTATTAAAATAGGCGATTTATTTTTCTCGAAGTACCTAATTACAGGTAAGTGACATCGTCAACGaaaactaagggggatgattcagctcattaatctgagttaatatcaagtgaaaaaaataataataaaactaaaaaaagtgaattttgtgacggaaaattccacttgacattaactcagaatcatggtctaaatcatcccccttagtattcgttacgatgtcactaacaccctgtatattaatgtAGACTGGAAAGTCCAAAagggataaacttgttgaaggccaatttaacatttttgaatctacgttatttcgcaaggtgttatggctgaggagaagaatttAGAAAAACAAACCTTCATAACTTTACTCGATTAGGAGTTAAATTCACCTGTATTATGGTGTCACTCACCACAGAGAAGGTACTCACCCCAATATAAAACAGTCCATTGCACATGCCCATAGGCCGTCTCTCACAGCCGGCTATCACGTAAATACCCTTATCATCTTCACTCTTCGTCGCTGATATGAAGAATACTGCGTCAAATGCCTGAAAATGATCGATTTATTTACCAAGTTCATTTGATAAATAGGTACagagtagttcaactggtaag
This sequence is a window from Pectinophora gossypiella chromosome 14, ilPecGoss1.1, whole genome shotgun sequence. Protein-coding genes within it:
- the LOC126372504 gene encoding uncharacterized protein LOC126372504, with the translated sequence MSCAIYFIGFVIILVIYAVKKKDPEPIFGIYSVPGKWYYLKYCLFACLYYFRKYGNKTREAGLDGSAGQGVKAISRPAEMEKAQVLSDHEKAFDAVFFISATKSEDDKGIYVIAGCERRPMGMCNGLFYIGLPGKGLLCSKKLPDTVLFGADVFSFGAEGLIITPREPMERWTVAYKGEMWYQNDPEKVVQVEFSGEWTATTDYFDYDTDLHPPTVIRSIAREKWSRKYFQDLKNAHQSHYEQFGVLKCEFNIEGETFEYTLPSFRDHSYGDRRDWSLMHRYAFHHIFLQNGSSMSVGVICQPCTASVFEAGEIALANGKILPIKWVDLKLHQHGEEGTAPRDYAFSFQAGDEVYTVQVLVEYEAVHYVSKDWEARMVERFCKFVVNGVPGRGVSEFHYNNKEGRSENYAKSDPTWYRKICHEI